One window of the Epinephelus moara isolate mb chromosome 22, YSFRI_EMoa_1.0, whole genome shotgun sequence genome contains the following:
- the LOC126384396 gene encoding oocyte zinc finger protein XlCOF6-like, giving the protein MSKVQLLRVFVAQRLRAAAEEICGLFERTLSEYEEEVGRLLQDSDRTLIHRHTTEVQQQLLVVKEEVPPEQQEWSSSVDQEDPEPPHIKEEEEELWSSQEGEQLQGLEEADITKFTFTPVPVKSEDDEEEPQSEGHHCGRPGPDEDSDPDLEPDIEDERPDDSLVAEIEVSVDDWKETREPQSGLDTLENNDVPVGDSKCDADEKPFSCSECGKRYGFKWHLNRHMGSHTGEKPFSCSVCGKSFSDSGRLKIHINTHVVKKPFNCSVCGKNFLRKPYLKRHMTTHTGEKPFNCSMCDKGFLCRPHLQRHMTIHTGEKPFSCSMCDKAFSESGTLKVHMKSHAETKPFSCSVCGKAFSDGGTLKVHMRIHTGKKPYNCSVCSKKFLCKAYLKTHMKIHSGEKPFSCSVCNKRFLCKSHLNRHMTVHTGEKPFTCSVCHKAYSENGKLKLHMKTHTGEKPFSCSVCERRFLCKTYLIRHMATHTGEKPFSCSVCSRAFSDNAKLKFHIKTHTGEEPFSCSMCDKKFLCKAYLIRHMTTHTGEKPFSCSFCGKGFSERGNLKSHVRIHTGEKPFSCSVCEKAFAQSASLSTHMRTHTAERPFSCRVCDQRFTSYKLLRTHQCVGHQASVEIREAESAASSSTLHIKQEADGEDWGGPEPARNTELDLKPVPDVETGDCSEVETDDSGDWRETREPQSGLESLTN; this is encoded by the coding sequence aggtccagcagcagctgttggtggttaaagaagaggttccccctgagcagcaggagtggagctccagtgtggaccaggaggacccagagcccccacacattaaagaggaagaggaggaactgtggagcagtcaggagggagagcagcttcaagggctggaggaggctgatatcaccaagttcacattcactcctgtccctgtgaagagtgaagatgatgaagaggaacCTCAGTCTGAGGGACACCACTGTGGAAGACCAGGACCAGACGAGGACTCAGATCCAGATTTAGAACCAGATATTGAGGATGAGAGGCCTGATGATTCTTTAGTCGCCGAGATTGAAGTCAGTGTTGATGATTGGAAGGAGACAAGAGAACCTCAGTCTGGTCTGGACACTCTGGAAAACAATGACGTCCCTGTTGGTGATTCGAAATGTGATGCGGATGAGAAACCcttcagctgctctgagtgcGGGAAAAGATACGGCTTCAAGTGGCACCTGAACCGACACATGGGctctcacacaggagagaaaccgttcAGCTGCTCAGTTTGTGGTAAATCCTTCAGCGACAGTGGGAGACTGAAGATACATATCAACACTCACGTGGTTAAAAAACCATTCAACTGCTCCGTCTGTGGGAAAAATTTTTTGCGCAAACCTTATCTGAAGAGACACATGACgactcacacaggagagaaaccatttaactGCTCCATGTGCGATAAAGGATTTTTGTGTCGGCCGCATTTGCAGAGACACATGACGATCCACACGGGGGAGAAACCGTTCAGCTGCTCCATGTGTGATAAAGCTTTCAGCGAGAGCGGAACACTGAAGGTTCACATGAAAAGTCATGCTGAAACAAAACCGTTCAGCTGCTCCGTGTGCGGGAAAGCTTTTAGCGATGGCGGGACGCTGAAGGTGCACATGAGAATTCACACGGGAAAGAAACCGTACAACTGCTCAGTGTGTAGTAAGAAATTTTTGTGTAAGGCATATCTGAAGACACACATGAAAATCCActcaggagagaaaccattcagtTGCTCGGTGTGTAACAAAAGATTCTTGTGTAAGTCGCACCTGAACAGACACATGACTGTTCACACGGGGGAGAAACCTTTCACTTGCTCCGTGTGTCACAAAGCGTACAGCGAAAACGGGAAACTGAAGTTACACATGAAAACCCACACGGGAGAGAAACCGTTCAGCTGCTCGGTGTGTGAAAGAAGATTTTTATGTAAAACGTATCTGATTCGGCACATGGCgactcacacaggagagaagccgtTCAGCTGTTCTGTGTGCAGCAGAGCTTTCAGTGACAACGCAAAGCTGAAGTTCCACATTAAGACCCATACAGGGGAGGAGCCTTTCAGCTGCTCGATGTGCGATAAAAAATTTCTGTGCAAGGCGTATTTGATACGACACATGACCACTCACACCGGAGAGAAACCGTTCAGCTGCTCTTTCTGTGGCAAAGGTTTCAGTGAAAGAGGAAATCTGAAGAGTCATGTGAGGATTCACACgggagagaaaccattcagctgctcCGTGTGCGAAAAAGCATTTGCACAGAGTGCGAGTTTGTCCACGCACATGAGAACCCACACAGCAGAGAGACCATTCAGCTGCAGAGTCTGCGACCAGAGATTCACATCATATAAACTTCTCAGGACCCATCAGTGCGTTGGGCATCAAGCGTCAGTCGAGATCAGAGAGGCGGAGTCTGCGGCCAGCAGCTCAACATTACACATAAAACAAGAAGCTGATGGAGAGGACTGGGGAGGCccagaaccagccaggaacACAGAGCTAGATTTAAAACCAGTTCCTGATGTCGAGACCGGAGACTGTTCTGAAGTTGAGACTGATGACAGCGGTGATTGGAGggagaccagagaacctcagtcaggtttaGAGTCTCTGACAAACTAA